From one Lolium rigidum isolate FL_2022 chromosome 4, APGP_CSIRO_Lrig_0.1, whole genome shotgun sequence genomic stretch:
- the LOC124707145 gene encoding photosystem I reaction center subunit VI, chloroplastic, whose protein sequence is MASLVAVQPVAVKGLSGSSISGRKLAVRPSSARSIRRARGAAVVAKYGEKSVYFDLDDIGNTTGQWDLYGSDAPSPYNGLQSKFFNTFAAPFTKRGLLLKFLLLGGGSLLAYVSASASPDLLPIKKGPQLPPVPGPRGKI, encoded by the exons ATGGCGTCCCTCGTCGCCGTCCAGCCGGTCGCCGTGAAGGGCCTCTCCGGCAGCTCCATCTCCGGCCGCAAGCTCGCCGTCCGGCCCTCCTCCGCCCGCTCCATCCGCAG GGCTCGGGGCGCGGCGGTGGTGGCCAAGTACGGCGAGAAGAGCGTGTACTTCGACCTGGACGACATCGGCAACACCACGGGGCAGTGGGACCTGTACGGCTCCGACGCGCCGTCCCCCTACAACGGCCtgcagagcaagttcttcaacacCTTCGCCGCGCCCTTCACCAAGCGCGGCCTGCTGCTCAAGTTCCTGCTCCTCGGCGGCGGCTCCCTGCTCGCCTACGTCTCCGCCAGCGCCTCGCCGGACCTGCTCCCCATCAAGAAGGGGCCCCAGCTGCCACCCGTCCCCGGCCCACGCGGCAAGATCTAA